From one candidate division KSB1 bacterium genomic stretch:
- a CDS encoding acetyl-CoA carboxylase carboxyltransferase subunit beta, translating into MDWFKRAKEGLKPQKKKEIPDLWVKCDGCSEIIYKPELEKNFYVCTNCQFHFRIKSSDYVKHLLDDNKFEEFDTKLSSVDFLKFKARKKYSDQIKDSKKKTGINDAVRTGLGKIYGNSVVFCVMDFNFIGGSMGSVVGEKLARAIKQALERRLPLIIISASGGARMMESVLSLMQMAKTSAFLAKFSNAGLLYISILTDPTTGGVTASYAMLGDIILAEPGALIGFAGPRVIKQTIGQDLPDGFQRSEFQLKHGFLDAVIGRDEMKAKLKEILEFATDTEISDSENGELNAENVEDVKGTPDVKIGKVDDEAVKN; encoded by the coding sequence ATGGATTGGTTCAAACGAGCAAAAGAGGGCCTAAAGCCACAAAAGAAAAAAGAGATCCCGGATCTCTGGGTTAAATGCGACGGTTGCTCGGAAATCATTTATAAACCGGAATTAGAAAAAAACTTTTATGTCTGTACAAACTGCCAATTCCATTTCAGAATCAAAAGTTCAGATTATGTCAAGCACCTGTTGGATGATAATAAATTTGAGGAATTCGATACCAAACTTTCATCTGTTGATTTCCTTAAATTTAAAGCACGAAAAAAATATTCTGACCAAATTAAGGACAGTAAAAAAAAGACCGGCATAAACGACGCGGTCCGAACCGGTCTCGGAAAAATCTATGGCAATTCAGTGGTGTTCTGTGTCATGGATTTCAATTTTATTGGCGGAAGCATGGGCTCAGTGGTTGGCGAAAAATTGGCGCGTGCCATTAAACAGGCCCTGGAGCGCAGACTGCCTCTGATCATTATTTCGGCTTCCGGGGGTGCCCGCATGATGGAGAGCGTGCTTTCTCTTATGCAGATGGCCAAGACCTCCGCATTCCTTGCCAAATTCTCCAATGCGGGTCTGCTTTACATTTCTATTTTGACCGATCCGACAACTGGCGGGGTAACGGCGAGTTATGCCATGCTTGGCGATATTATTTTAGCTGAGCCCGGCGCTTTGATTGGATTTGCCGGACCGCGTGTGATTAAACAAACCATCGGCCAGGATTTGCCGGACGGTTTTCAGCGGTCAGAGTTCCAGCTTAAACACGGCTTTTTAGATGCGGTGATTGGCCGAGATGAAATGAAGGCAAAATTAAAAGAGATTCTGGAATTTGCCACCGACACCGAAATTTCGGATTCTGAAAATGGCGAATTGAATGC
- the tsaE gene encoding tRNA (adenosine(37)-N6)-threonylcarbamoyltransferase complex ATPase subunit type 1 TsaE — MNKEEKQLIISNSAEETEQFGHKLAQQLKPGDLLAFFGDLGSGKTTLIKGICKGLEVEADITSPTFTLIHEYSGRLPVYHFDFYRIANSHEVWELGGDEYFYGEGVCLIEWADKIQDLLPESRIEIHLINCFEEGLQNSREIKVTRT; from the coding sequence ATGAACAAAGAAGAAAAACAACTCATAATCTCAAACAGCGCCGAAGAAACCGAGCAATTTGGTCACAAACTGGCGCAGCAATTAAAGCCGGGCGATTTGCTGGCATTTTTCGGTGACCTCGGTAGCGGCAAAACAACTTTGATTAAGGGGATTTGTAAGGGCCTGGAAGTTGAAGCAGACATTACGAGTCCAACGTTTACTCTAATTCATGAATACTCAGGACGGTTGCCGGTTTACCACTTTGACTTTTACCGAATCGCGAATTCGCATGAAGTTTGGGAACTGGGCGGCGATGAGTATTTCTATGGTGAGGGCGTTTGTCTGATCGAATGGGCGGACAAAATTCAGGATTTATTGCCGGAAAGCAGGATAGAAATTCACTTAATCAATTGCTTCGAAGAAGGTTTGCAGAACAGCCGGGAAATTAAAGTTACTCGGACATGA
- the rimI gene encoding ribosomal protein S18-alanine N-acetyltransferase → MLSSESTLVQKPGSNYETICINIREMQVDDLARVSELEEQVFPNVRSKNNIADEVLENSLSFAYVVEKDHLVIGYAIFWRADTEAHLVDFAVDKNHRRKKIGSSLLSYLIKDWKLRKVQTGHLEVRRSNLAARNMYLKYGFEVTGVRKNYYSKEKEDAILMSISLRRA, encoded by the coding sequence ATGCTGAGCAGTGAGTCCACACTAGTACAAAAACCGGGTTCTAATTATGAAACTATTTGTATAAACATCCGTGAAATGCAGGTTGACGATTTGGCTAGAGTGTCTGAATTAGAAGAACAGGTATTTCCCAATGTCCGCTCGAAAAATAATATTGCGGACGAAGTTCTTGAAAATTCGCTTTCATTTGCTTATGTTGTTGAAAAGGATCACTTGGTTATCGGGTATGCAATTTTTTGGCGGGCGGACACCGAGGCGCATTTAGTAGATTTCGCCGTTGATAAAAATCACCGTAGAAAAAAGATTGGCAGTTCACTGCTTAGCTACCTAATTAAAGATTGGAAGTTAAGAAAGGTTCAAACGGGGCATTTGGAAGTCCGGCGGTCAAACCTTGCTGCCCGGAATATGTATCTTAAATACGGATTCGAGGTAACCGGCGTGCGAAAAAATTATTATTCAAAAGAGAAAGAAGATGCAATTTTGATGAGTATCTCTTTAAGGAGGGCTTAG
- the tsaB gene encoding tRNA (adenosine(37)-N6)-threonylcarbamoyltransferase complex dimerization subunit type 1 TsaB: protein MKLLTIDTATETCGVALTEDTQLVTDFRINKKNVHNERLVSTIQQLLGGVGWQLSDLEGIIFSKGPGSFTGLRIGISVSKGLSFSLGIPIVGVNTLDALAFGAPAWANKICAVIKAREKEVYFSLYEKSLTSFERCSGYEIIHLEKLPEKLNGKTLVVSNPADLVSSVMNKETVIAPSEYSLLKPLTIAELGFKKFEVNEVEIPETAEPFYLKDFTPKRKVYYAEQ, encoded by the coding sequence ATGAAACTTCTAACCATCGACACAGCCACTGAAACCTGCGGGGTCGCTTTAACTGAAGACACTCAACTTGTGACCGATTTTCGGATCAATAAGAAGAATGTCCATAACGAGAGGCTTGTTTCTACTATTCAGCAGTTGCTTGGGGGAGTTGGTTGGCAATTGAGCGATTTAGAGGGCATCATTTTTTCTAAAGGACCGGGCTCGTTTACGGGTCTGCGAATTGGGATTTCAGTCAGCAAGGGTCTGTCATTTTCGCTCGGCATTCCGATTGTTGGCGTCAATACGCTGGATGCTTTGGCTTTTGGCGCGCCAGCCTGGGCGAATAAAATTTGTGCGGTGATCAAAGCACGGGAAAAAGAAGTTTATTTTTCGCTTTATGAAAAATCCTTGACCAGCTTCGAGAGATGTTCCGGATATGAAATTATTCATTTGGAGAAATTGCCTGAAAAATTAAATGGTAAAACTCTGGTTGTTTCGAATCCGGCAGATTTAGTTTCTTCTGTTATGAATAAAGAAACTGTGATAGCGCCTTCAGAGTATTCATTATTAAAACCACTCACCATAGCCGAGTTAGGATTTAAGAAATTTGAGGTGAATGAAGTCGAAATTCCGGAAACTGCAGAACCATTTTATTTAAAGGATTTTACACCCAAAAGAAAAGTTTATTATGCTGAGCAGTGA
- a CDS encoding response regulator produces MITKGKILWVDDEIELLRSHIIFLEERGYKVEQVTNADDAIALISQQSFDMVLLDEMMPGKDGLTALGEIKESHPFLPVVMVTKSEEESLMENAIGGKIDDYLTKPVNPSQILLTCKRILESKKITGERISRDYISEFNEISQSLLGPLDWRDWIKIHTRLSVWEVETDQHRDLGLKQTLRDQERDCNVEFAKFVENNYPLWLHNSEDPPPFSTDLIERYLAPLLQENRKVVFLVIDNLRTDQWFAIEPLLYPYFNIKKDFYFSILPTATPFSRNAIFSGLFPSEIEERHPELWKQGDDDERSLNRFEHQLLDLKLKDLGIDLKPASKYVKIIDVKEARNTVNKISSYSNIPLLAIVVNFVDILAHSRSDSEVLREITPDESAYRSLTKSWFEHSYIFQIIKELAKRKNTVIITTDHGSIRCMRGAKVKGDRETSKNLRYKFGRNVKADPKQAIIVKDPAVYKLPARGINSNYLIAKEDYYFVYPTNYHHYLNHYRDSLQHGGVSMEEMILPVVTLEPKSE; encoded by the coding sequence ATGATAACAAAAGGCAAAATACTCTGGGTCGATGATGAAATTGAACTGCTGCGCTCTCATATTATTTTTTTAGAAGAGAGAGGGTATAAGGTTGAGCAGGTAACCAACGCCGATGACGCCATCGCGTTGATTTCACAACAAAGTTTTGACATGGTCCTGCTTGACGAAATGATGCCCGGCAAAGACGGCTTGACGGCTTTGGGGGAAATTAAAGAAAGCCATCCTTTCTTGCCGGTTGTGATGGTTACCAAGAGTGAGGAAGAATCACTCATGGAAAATGCCATTGGCGGCAAAATTGATGATTATTTGACCAAACCGGTGAACCCGAGCCAAATACTTTTGACCTGTAAAAGAATTCTGGAAAGTAAAAAAATTACCGGCGAACGCATTTCTAGAGATTACATTTCCGAGTTTAACGAAATTTCACAATCTCTTTTGGGGCCTCTCGATTGGCGGGATTGGATAAAAATTCATACCCGGCTTTCAGTGTGGGAGGTCGAAACCGATCAACACCGCGATTTGGGGCTCAAGCAGACTTTGCGGGATCAAGAGCGCGACTGCAATGTTGAATTCGCAAAATTCGTCGAGAATAATTATCCTCTGTGGCTCCACAACTCCGAGGATCCGCCGCCTTTTTCGACGGATCTGATAGAGAGGTATCTGGCCCCTCTTTTGCAAGAGAATCGAAAAGTTGTCTTTTTGGTGATCGACAACCTGCGAACGGACCAGTGGTTTGCAATCGAGCCGCTGCTCTATCCTTATTTTAATATAAAAAAAGACTTCTATTTCTCCATTCTGCCCACTGCGACTCCGTTTTCAAGAAATGCGATTTTTAGCGGACTCTTCCCAAGTGAAATTGAAGAGCGGCACCCCGAACTTTGGAAGCAAGGCGATGATGATGAACGGAGTTTAAATCGATTCGAGCATCAGTTGCTGGATTTAAAATTGAAGGATTTGGGAATCGATTTAAAACCGGCTTCAAAATATGTTAAAATCATCGATGTAAAGGAGGCTCGGAATACCGTAAACAAGATTTCCTCATACTCAAATATTCCTTTATTGGCAATCGTTGTAAATTTTGTGGACATTTTGGCCCACAGCCGAAGCGATTCGGAAGTCCTGCGCGAAATAACGCCCGATGAGTCTGCTTATCGCTCGCTAACGAAGTCCTGGTTCGAACATTCGTATATATTTCAAATTATCAAGGAGCTTGCCAAACGGAAAAACACGGTTATAATTACCACAGATCACGGCAGCATTCGCTGCATGCGCGGCGCTAAAGTTAAAGGAGACCGCGAGACTTCAAAAAATCTCCGCTACAAATTTGGCAGGAATGTCAAAGCCGACCCAAAGCAAGCGATTATTGTAAAGGATCCGGCGGTCTATAAGTTGCCCGCCAGGGGAATTAACTCAAATTATTTGATCGCAAAGGAAGATTATTATTTTGTTTATCCGACGAACTATCACCATTATTTGAATCATTACCGGGATAGTTTGCAGCACGGCGGTGTTTCAATGGAGGAAATGATTTTGCCGGTCGTGACATTGGAGCCGAAGAGTGAGTAG